A stretch of DNA from Acanthopagrus latus isolate v.2019 chromosome 7, fAcaLat1.1, whole genome shotgun sequence:
aaaaaacatgGAGAGCACAGATAAGATGCGTGTGTATATACTATCTATACATCTACACTATACTGTCTACATGAGACACAGTTATAGATACAGAATGTGAGGCAACAAgggtgtattgttgttgtgccaagataataataatgtgtaaCAGTATGTTGTAGTTATAAAGATTCACCAAttaagtgaaacactaaaatatccctAATTAAATTTGAGCAGAGTATTTCACTTCACCTCTATTTTCTATTCCCCTCTCCAGATATGCACATATATGGCCACTGCCCAGCACATGATGAGATCTATCTGGTGGTGTGCAGCCACTGTGGGCAGGTGGTGAAGCCTCAAGCCTTTGAGAAGCACTGTGAGAGGCGGCACGGTCTTCTTACCAAGATGTGCAGCCAGTCATCTACCTTGGCTCCACAGCAGCGTCCGCGCCCCGGCCGCCCGCTTTCAAACCTTTCCCCCGCtagagagaggcagaaggaTGGCAGATGTCATGAAACCAGCGGCCCCTCCTCAGCTGTGTTACCAGTCCACCAGCACAGGCCTAACAAGGCCCAGAGGGAGGCAGTGAGGTACTGTTTGAGGTTGTTTACATCATAACAACGCAAGAAAATAAGCGTTAGAGAGACACTGAGCTTAGTCCTATTGAAATCCTTTAGTTATTGCTTTGTTTGTAACAGTAACTAGAGCAGCTGTAAGAAGACACGTGGGTGGTGCAGCGTAATGGTTGCTAGTATAGTGGAGGGAAAACAcaagtaaatgtgtttaaagccaCCACAAACACTACAAGAAGTTTACGTTTCCCAAGACGAAGTTACAGTGAGTAGTACGTTGGCCCATTaaacagaagcaggaggagatttttctttaaataatttatttaataattttattCTAACATATTTTGTGGTTTGGACGGTGCAAACATTaaccacttttgtccacaggggcctccaaaattaataaaataaaatatcctgAAGGCCTTAAAAGTAAATAGATATtattgaatttgaatttatgACGTCTTAATTCCCACAatcattaaatgtgattttatttattctttatttaattcCTCTTGAGTCAACCTCCACATTTCTTACCTCTGCGGGGGACCTCATACAAAGAGTTCAACATACTGTTATACTTTCTTGCACTGCTTGAATAAGAAAAAgatgtcataaataaatatatataaataaatcataaataaatctGGTTAAAAATGACTATGAAAAAGGTCTTTACAAGCATTGAATTTTGTGTCTTATACCTGTAAACAGTCCAGGGAACCCATTTACACATTTGACTCAGTGAGTGCATTCAGTGTCACAAACAGAGAAGCAGTACGATCTGATCTCATTTATGTCATTAGGGACTTGCACAAACCAGAATTCTGTCACTAACTGTGAgctttttaatttagtttccCTCTCTAACTTTGTCTGCTGCAGTCTTCCTCCAGTGGAGAAGTTCCCTGAGGAGAATCCTTCCCTCCCACAACCGTCCTCCTCCACACCTCGACCCAGGGTTCCTCCGTGGCACTCGGGGCCGCTGCCCCCTGGCCACtgttcttcctccacctctccgtcAGAGAGACCCTCTGCGCAGAAGCCCACAGCTGGCCAGTCCAGTGAGTCTCACAGTCCTCTGCGGGGGACAAGAACCTACAGCCGGATCTCCAAAACACTCGACAGTAAGCCGCTGTTCTGCCACATGTCTCTGAACTGCCGCGATCCCTTAAACATTTACTATTTTGTTACTTTACCTTTCATTGTATGTTGTATGTTTatagtgtttgtgttatttattttgttttgggaaAATTACCATATGGGGGTTATAATCCATCAGCATAGATCGTGTTGACTGTCAATATCCTGCTGTTGCTCACTgaatgctgtgtttgttttcttttccatagAGAAAGAATGTGACCTGAACAAACACTGCCGTGTTCTGGATCCAGAAAGGAAGAAGCTGTGCAGCCGGGAGCTTATATGCAATGTAAACTCTCAGTGTTACCAGTGTTTGcattgttgttcttttctgacAACGAGATGagtctttttgtctttgaggTTGCATTTGTTATTTGTGGAAGATTTATATCAGTTCTTTTGGACGTGATgtaatgcctttttttcctccgctgTGTTGTTCTCTCTACACAGACTGACTCcatccaccagcagcagaaggCAATGGGGAAGACTAAGAGCTTTGATCAGTTGGCAGCGGAGAAGAGAACAGCCTCAGCAGGTCGAGATATGGAGCAGCTTCTCGTCAAATCAAAAGACAAGGAGCAACATTTGGAAGCTTTTGAAGAGAAGACAACAACTCAGGGCAGCAAATATAACTCCAGCAGCAACTGTCACATTCTCAGGtatgatgattttaaaactgtttgactttgtctATATTTACAGGATAGTTAATAATTATCTTTTATGTCCTTTGaggacatgtttgtttattcagtttattaagtcATAAAAGTCAATGAATGAaggtttttctcttctgattaacatcccccaaaactacacagacAACACTTTAATTAAGAAGTACTGTATGTTGCATCATTATGTCTTAGCACAACAGATGACTGGCTTACGAAATAAATAATAGTTTTGTTGATTAAACACAATCCCACATTCAGCTCAGTTCAGttagaaaaatacatattttgaatAGTTAAGTTGGAAATGTTAGTGTTAGAATCTATTATCTATCTATTAGAATTATTCTTTTCCATGTGGAACCTCCTGCCGCTCTTCCATGatgcatcacattttgtttttttttttgtctttgttatctTTCAAAACAGGTCCGGAGATCCATCGAAAAGCTTTCCAGAGGAGGAGGTCAACAGCACCATGAAAGTGGAGGTACAACCTCCATATCCCTTCAACCAGACTCTGGTGTCGAGCGAGGACAGTGAAAACGACGAGCAAGAGGAAGCCTCAGACCTGCCTGCTGCACCCTGGCACCCCAAACCTCTCGGGGTGAGTGCAGTAACATACggaagcagagcagcagccagtaGACTGAGATTTGTTTCATAGGCCTACATCAGACAGGTTCAAAAATATTGTTGCATGAATGTTTTAAGAGGGAGAATACTAATTTAAAGCAGTTGTGAGATTTATGAATTTAGACCTCAATATGACCCTACATCACTGTTGTTACAAATGAAAATTACACCTCACACTAATAGCttacatgtatgtgtttgtactGATAAAACCTTCTGTTCTGTAGCTATGCACTTTTGGATGCCGCACACTGGGCTGCAGCATCTTCACCTTTGACCGCCGTTGGCACCACTTGCGGTTTGCCCTCAGTGCCATGTTGGAGCAGCATGTCAACACACACTTGTGGAAGTGAGTGTCACTTCTCTATACTTGGCAGAATGTCACATATTTGAGCCCAACTCATAAGAAGAGGTTagacattgatttgaaaatgataGTCTCCCAGAAATAATCCATCTGAAGAGAATGGTAGGATTGATTGCATTAGCAAGCAGTctggttttcatgtttttcctttcgACTCACAGGAAAATGCCTCAAGTCTCATCAGGTCTCAGGTCCCATCATGTCACACCTCCAACTGTAGGATCACCTGTCAGGAGTGGAGCCAAACCCTCCAAATCCACTGGCTCCCTCAGCCTTGAGTCTACCTCACTGGGACAAATGGAAACCAAAAGCAGTCAGCACAGTGCTCACAGTACCAAACCGCCTTCTTCCACTGCGTCTGCAAACATGGGGCCCGGTCGACGGCGCAACCCTGGCAAGGCTCGCCAGACCAATGCAAGCGTTGCACAGAAAGCTGAAAAGCTGTCACACAGCGCTGAGGACAAATCCCCCAAATACATCAGGGAACCCCCACTCCATGAGAAGTGCCAGCCACACGTGCCCTCCTCTCAGGGACCAGTAAATGGTACGTTCTCACACAGAAAGAAGCCATGTCCTCCTCTCCAGCGCTCCCCCCGCAGCAGAGGGAAGCCCCCAGgggtccagcagcagctggtgggtTATGACCATGGGGGTCATGCCCAAAAACGCAAAGGCACCAATGAGTCAGTGCCTCTCGGCTCTAAGTGTCAGCGTTTGTCCTCCACTTCCCGTTCCAGCCTCCTCACCTGGAAAGGAGAGAATATTGAGAAAGTGTTCGGCTGGGGCCTGGAGAGAAGAACCGACTCCTGAAGAGTGAGTAGACTAGCAAGCCAAGGTGTGCTATAGGCTGTAATACCATCAGTGTTTCTTGATGATATGAATCCAGCCCttcaaatgaatatttgtttttgtctgctttttaaCACCATTCAATCCTTTGTAGCTGACAGTTGTTGTTTACGTCTTATCTTCGCAGCCAATAATGAAGCCCGCCTTAAAATGAGCACTTGAAGAAGAGGGTTGCTGCAGCTGCCACCGCCAACATAGCAtgcctgtgtgaatgtgtgtgtgtgtgtacgtactgTACTATTCTGACCACATTTGTTTATGTCCTCATGTTTTTATGCACAGACATCAGGAATAAGTATTTGTCTGAATATTATcgcatgtgtgtatttttgcaaGATGTCTATTTTTTTACTCAAcgtctcagtttgttttctgtgtaatgtaaaaaaaaaaaaagattacctCAATCTACTTGTCATGCTGCTAAAATTAAAAGTCATTTAatagcaaaacaataaaaacattcttgAATCTTTTCACCCTGTGTCTTCTGTTATTTTACTGTGGTTCTGTACTAATggagcaatttaaaaaatgttttctcagtttaGTTTACTCATTATGCATTTACTCAAATTATGGGGATTTTTCACTAACTGTCCCCAACTGGATGCTTCAGTCATTTTGGATTTTCTAACACCAGATGGAGCTTGGCTGTCTGGAATCTGGAAAAGTCAGTCAGATAGTCTTAACAGAAAGCACTGAATAGTACCTGTTTAACCTGGTCGACACTGTTAAACTTTCAGTTTTTATACAAGGGAGAAAAAGTCCTGCACATGTTGTGGCCTTCTGCTGTTTCGGTGTGTAGACAAGCACCACAACAGATCCATCTAGATACAGAGATGATGGGCAAGTTACTCAATCAGATTACCACAGAAATTAGGTGAATTTGTAAAACCATGTGGTTCAGTTTCACCTGGATTTATATATGGAGTCGTTGTTATGCTTGTCCACACCCCTGATGGATGTTGCACAGACTGGAGTGTCATAAAGAATGAGCGGCTCCATTAAGACATTTAATGTTAGGCTATTTCaggtgtttaaaaaacaaacccaaataTTTGTTATGCTCATGTTTCTAGTGTATATTTCTACATCAAAAGTAGCTCCATggatattttgaaaaacattctttaccctcattttttattttcttcctgtcttaTAGATTAATTAAACTGTCCAAACAAGTAGATAGCTTTTAAACTCCTCAACTGATAATATATGCTTTAGAAGAAATTGACCAATAATTATCATTGTTTACGTTCGGCCCCAAACTAACTCATTTAACCACTAGATGGTGTTAAACCATCAATGCTGGTCCTcagaaaaagatgattttttaaCCATTTCCACTGAGTTACATAAGCACAAATTGTATGTAAACCTATCTAGTCTGTTATACTTTGGTCAGGTAACAGTTAATATACATCACCTGAGGTATCATAAATCTTTTCTACAACTATATCTTGCAGGGAACTTATACTTGACACCCTCCATATGTGTAAGTCACACAGCTCTCATGTGACACGTAGTTAAGATTCAGTCAGTTTCTAATCAAGGAAACACACTTTGTTGTGTCTAAAGTCTCCCAAAATGTCAACTCTATATTTACTTTGTCAGCAGTCCCAAACATTAGTCATAGTAATTTGGCAAAACTTCACAGCTTTGTCCTTAAAATACTCCACGAGCCACAAAGATTTAGAGGCAAGTCACTACAGAAGCAAGTTCCTGTTGAGTAAGATTTCTGGAAATTCCAGAAGAAACAGCGTTAATAAAATAATGGAGGCAGAACAAAGTGTAAATCTTGATCTTTTATTAAGTCAAACGATATATCaattttcttcatcttttttgcCTACTAGGTTGCACCTATCCTGCAGTCAGAGAAACTCTTAAGCGTACCATGCAAAGCCATTCCACGTTAGCTAAGAGACCTTTCAGATTTTATGGCGGTGACCGATCAACTTGTCTCTGAAGCTGCGGTCGATAAACTCAGGGCTTTCAGTGCTGTTAAAAGCTCCATTCTTGTAGTGGCAAACCATATAAGTGGCAAGCATTTAGCCCCACAGCCTCAAGgaagtttgttttgtattgtaatTGCTACCTCGTGGTCAGATGAATGGAAACTACTTCCTTTATCAATCTGTAGATGGTCATTTGGGAAACTGTATATGTGCTGTATATGCAGACCAAAGATTATTCGTACTGATGCTGCAAATCTAAAAACCTTGAAAATGCAATGATGTATTCACATTGCATTATATTAGAACTTAAAACTGACACAGTCCTGAGAAGATTTATTTAGCCTCTGTCTTGAAAATCCACCACTGTGTTTAAGGAATTCATTGATTGGAGTGGAGAGATCTTGTGATTTTCATACATTCCTGGCTTTTACAGAAAATatactttgaaatgttgttgctttaaaaggtgcaatatgtaagaattagccattgtcaaaatgtcaatttcATACTAATCAGAGTAACCacttactgctgctaactgtagctgcacgttgctagttagctcagttaggaGTGCAGCTAGCAGGTAGGACTGGGAGCTTGGGGGCAAAGAACCAATGaaattgacagattttttttaaggcctaaacaaactacataaacacctctctttgttttcgtgactgactaaacaaactgaccataaaggacaacatcatttcattttcctctgagaacagcttgtttattcagtgatggtgaaactaaatatttctgagtttgtattattacctcattaatattgtgaatataaaaattctgatattaaatttcctccccaaaactaccTAGTACCCCATTAATTTTTGAAAATTTTCAACTAAAATGCTTACATATTGTCCCTTGAATTGTGGTAAAGCGTCTGTTGTAGGACTCACCTACAGCTCCCTACATCCTGACACAGCCACCAATCTGATAAAGAACCGTCCTCTCTCCTTGAATTCCTTATGGCTTTATGAGCAAAGTCAAATACTGACTGGAAATGACTGGCGGCTACATACTCACTGCCCTTTAGGGATGTATCATGTTCAGTTGCACTCTTCCTATGCAGTTTTTAACATGTGttcaatatatattttgtcattttaaccaGAGTGTAAAATACATCCTATTTCAATAAAAAACTAAACCCCAATcccgtttaaaaaaaattaacattgaaGTCAAGACTTGAATGTCGAAACATCTAACAGTAGCACAGCGGcggacaaaatgcaaaatgatcaACAACATCAGATTATACAAGAATACAGTCAGTACACTGGTAGAACATAGCAGTACACAACTAATCAATACTGAACACAGAGAAGTGAGTcttaatacatatatatactgtatatatagatagatataggAAGGCAGATTTGCTTTGGAGAGAACAAAGCCACTCTTCTCCTCCGTGTTCGGACCTTCGCAATAGCACTTAGTTTTTCTCTGTACAGACCAGACCCGCCCATTAGCCACAGCATGTTCTACTGAGTTACTGCAGGACAGATACACGCCATTCATTATTGTTCCGGCAGTTCAATGTGTGCTATTCAACAGCCAAAAATCAGAGGTTTTAGCAATTTCACATTGTGGCGTCCATGCTGCCATGAAATCTGAGGGGTTTCAGTTTGATCCCACAATGAGAGCAGATTAATATATTTTGATTCTTAGGGGGCCTGAATCCTTAAAAATGGGCCAGATTCTGCAGCAGTGCTAAATGTGGCTGCATTTCAGTGCGTCTTGTGGTATTTTTGCAGCTCTCTATTTCTCCACCTGGTATTCCTATGTGTGAGGAATGAGATGATTCACGCACCACCTCTCTGATAAGTGTGACTTCCTTTTCTCACCCACACATGAGATGCTGAGGTGCACACTGCAACTGTGAATATAACATTGATTtttgcgtaaaaaaaaaaaacccgttGCACCCAGAGATGTGCACATCTTAACAATTGGGAGCCACGCTGACATTTAATTGCgagatgtgtgtgattttacataaatatcctaaaaagaaagaaactaaaaaGCAAAGTTATACTTTTCCAACCACATGAGTCACTGGGTGAGCAAATGTTCAATAAAAGCTCCGGGCACTTCCCTCATAAACAAATTACAGACTACTTAAAGGGCATCACATTCATCGCCTGGTTGAATGATCGCTTTTGAACTGGGAAGGGCAGCCTCGTAATGATGGCGGtacacaaacaaagcaaacacatcTGGGCCGTCAGCTTCGAGCGAGCCACAGAGAATGGCTTTGTGGATCTGTGACTCACGATAACACCTATTCCCCTCCTGATCCGAGAGACAATGACATGGAAAGCAGAGGGAATCGGCGTCTCATCGAAAAGAGGCTATTAGCATTTACGACGGGCTATCCTTGTTGTATTATGATACAAATGTGGCACAGTTCCTCCAGATCACCCTTTCTTGGTTGAGTCTCCTGTTTTAAAACCTTGTGAATGAAATACGCACATCATACAAGGTGTCTTGAATGGTAAAGGGAATTCACAATAGAGCCGATTATAATTGTAGAAGAGGGATCTGAAGGTTGAAAGGGGTTTCCTGTTTCTGGAATCAGCTCTCTCATGCCAAAAAATACAGCCTCATcatattcattattcataagCGTCATCATCTGAAGCAGCCCTTCAGGTTTAATTACGTGGCAGACTTTAATGTTTACCTGCTGATATGACATGCAGCATTTTGTACCTGCCACAGGGGTAAAACAgctacatttttaaatcagcaCGACCCCGCTAATATTCTGTCTGAGCCAAATGCAAGATCAAGTACTTAAATCTACCACAACATATTCAAGAGTTTTGTTCAAGCTGCACATCTTACACACAGCGAACACCAACATGAGCTGAAACTTGCAGCTTTTAGCATTAGCTTGGTGTTCAACTTCTTGATAGTGTGACTGAGAAAAAGCAAATGCTATGACCTGGCCAAGAGGAGGAGTCAAACTCTACAGTAAGTGGCACCTCAGAGGACAACTAACAGAAGCCTATTTGTCCTTGTAAAGACTCCGGTAGCTGTCTGTATACAGATTTGAGACAAAACACGTCCCTGCACCTACAGAAGGcgttctttgtttttaattgagtaaggctttaaatgtttcttttggaTTAacggtgcaatatgtaagaattgtccaCTTGTTGAATTTATAATACCGACATAAAAAGGGGaggcatatcaccagagtaactgctaactactgctaaacacatttctttaacaGTCCATGACTgtggctactgttagcttgttagctcagttagccgtgcagctagtcAGACTACCAtgggagtgttggtgttcacaTCACTAGCCCAGGAGCTCTGGGCCACTGGGGGGAATGAGGCTTTTGGGCCCATTGCTAGCTGGCTACCATGCTAACATAGACACTTCGTAGGCGTCTTGGACATTAACACAAGaactgttatttcctcacaCTATATTTGAaggttttaaactgaaattcttacataatgcacctgAACTACTATGAccattttaattcattcataaaCAACGATCTGCCTCGAGCTGTTCAACTATTTTATAATATACCTATATATATTGATCACTTAACATAGTGAAGAAAAAGTACATATCGCTACACATATGACTATGAATACGAAGAATGATCAGTCTGATGAACTACATCTGAGTGCACATAAGTAATAGCAAAGAATGACCTGCGATTATGTTTGTGTGGTTTCTAATCATCGGGTAAATCT
This window harbors:
- the atxn7l2b gene encoding ataxin-7-like protein 2b → MAALDRRNPNLDDFVGLNWSCWVDRVNISPSDAGSHAEDSSKCERDGPETMTLRREDMHIYGHCPAHDEIYLVVCSHCGQVVKPQAFEKHCERRHGLLTKMCSQSSTLAPQQRPRPGRPLSNLSPARERQKDGRCHETSGPSSAVLPVHQHRPNKAQREAVSLPPVEKFPEENPSLPQPSSSTPRPRVPPWHSGPLPPGHCSSSTSPSERPSAQKPTAGQSSESHSPLRGTRTYSRISKTLDKKECDLNKHCRVLDPERKKLCSRELICNTDSIHQQQKAMGKTKSFDQLAAEKRTASAGRDMEQLLVKSKDKEQHLEAFEEKTTTQGSKYNSSSNCHILRSGDPSKSFPEEEVNSTMKVEVQPPYPFNQTLVSSEDSENDEQEEASDLPAAPWHPKPLGLCTFGCRTLGCSIFTFDRRWHHLRFALSAMLEQHVNTHLWKKMPQVSSGLRSHHVTPPTVGSPVRSGAKPSKSTGSLSLESTSLGQMETKSSQHSAHSTKPPSSTASANMGPGRRRNPGKARQTNASVAQKAEKLSHSAEDKSPKYIREPPLHEKCQPHVPSSQGPVNGTFSHRKKPCPPLQRSPRSRGKPPGVQQQLVGYDHGGHAQKRKGTNESVPLGSKCQRLSSTSRSSLLTWKGENIEKVFGWGLERRTDS